The Nitrosopumilus cobalaminigenes genome contains a region encoding:
- a CDS encoding thioredoxin family protein, with translation MVLLESQIKLKTGDIAPDFELMGIDDKKHSLNDYSNYKGILVIFMCNHCPYVKAKVDALNELYEKCGKDIAIIGINSNDSIDYPEDSFDAMKETAKEKGFGFDYLVDETQEIAKKYGAMCTPDPFLFNAQKQLVFHGKIDNAMKPDDEATEKTMILNMEKLIAGEKIEKDFDPSIGCSIKWK, from the coding sequence ATGGTACTTTTAGAATCTCAAATCAAACTAAAGACAGGAGACATAGCTCCTGATTTTGAATTAATGGGAATTGATGATAAAAAACATTCATTGAATGATTATAGTAACTACAAGGGAATTTTAGTAATTTTCATGTGTAATCATTGTCCATATGTTAAAGCCAAAGTAGATGCACTCAATGAACTCTATGAAAAATGTGGAAAAGACATAGCAATAATTGGAATTAACAGTAATGATTCTATAGATTATCCAGAAGACAGTTTTGATGCAATGAAAGAAACAGCAAAAGAGAAAGGATTTGGATTTGATTATTTAGTTGATGAAACCCAAGAGATTGCTAAGAAATATGGTGCAATGTGCACTCCAGACCCATTCTTGTTTAATGCACAAAAACAACTAGTTTTTCATGGAAAAATAGACAATGCAATGAAACCAGATGATGAAGCAACTGAAAAAACAATGATTCTCAATATGGAGAAATTAATTGCAGGTGAAAAAATTGAAAAAGATTTTGACCCCTCAATTGGCTGCTCAATCAAGTGGAAATAA
- a CDS encoding B12-binding domain-containing protein, protein MGKGYSTEEVRQKLISVLDDAVSGMSGVEISEKIGINRITMSKYLKVFAAEGLLRQKNIGNVTLWFLEPGQESFNFPDDYFKVAPQYLEYLVKGTEDQVYSLIRNCLHSGGTVNRLILEVIFPSIDHVKKLFDDGKIGTSEQNLLMNTISKSLQIFNQIQVVSDVKKNIVVIASDAQSRLYSEAASAVYHSDGWKVSHLGDMSSAIDVLFDLDFQKLISKIWKQKPGILVIVVFSQTDEGLNFFADSINPIKEKSGEKMKLVLCGKASKKTKMNSDLVSEKIEEILQWSHTVSENLK, encoded by the coding sequence ATGGGAAAAGGTTACTCTACAGAAGAGGTAAGACAAAAACTGATTTCAGTATTAGATGATGCCGTCTCTGGAATGTCTGGAGTAGAGATTTCTGAAAAAATTGGAATTAACAGAATTACCATGTCAAAATATCTCAAAGTTTTTGCAGCTGAAGGATTGCTCCGACAAAAAAACATTGGAAATGTTACTTTGTGGTTTTTAGAACCAGGACAAGAATCATTCAATTTCCCTGATGATTATTTCAAAGTGGCACCACAATATCTTGAATATTTGGTTAAAGGAACTGAGGACCAAGTTTATTCTTTAATTCGTAATTGTTTGCATTCTGGAGGAACAGTAAATCGTTTGATTTTAGAAGTGATTTTCCCATCAATTGATCATGTGAAGAAATTATTTGATGATGGAAAAATTGGAACTTCAGAACAAAACCTCTTAATGAATACCATATCAAAATCCCTGCAAATTTTTAATCAGATTCAAGTGGTCTCTGATGTAAAAAAGAACATTGTAGTCATTGCATCTGATGCTCAAAGTAGATTGTATTCTGAAGCAGCATCTGCAGTTTACCATTCTGATGGTTGGAAGGTTTCTCATTTGGGAGATATGTCCTCAGCAATTGATGTATTGTTTGATCTTGATTTTCAAAAATTAATATCTAAAATTTGGAAGCAAAAACCTGGTATTTTGGTAATAGTCGTCTTTTCACAAACTGATGAAGGCCTAAACTTTTTTGCAGATTCTATTAATCCAATAAAAGAGAAATCTGGGGAAAAAATGAAATTGGTCCTTTGTGGAAAAGCATCTAAAAAAACAAAAATGAATTCTGACTTGGTATCTGAAAAAATTGAAGAAATTTTACAATGGTCTCATACAGTATCTGAAAATTTAAAATAA
- a CDS encoding DNA adenine methylase produces MKQVYRQIATTPKPFVKWAGGKRQLIPILNENLPKSFGTYFEPFIGGGALLFHILTERNAQKCSISDLNTDLVLTYTTIRNRIDELISSLKSHERNYQKDSKTYYYSVRESNPRSEIEKTSRLLFLNRTCFNGLYRVNSKGKFNVPLGSYTNPNIVNEENLRSVSAILNTSKVAIKCRDFEAVLRDAKKGDLVYFDPPYQPVSETANFTSYTNKSFTYDDLNRLSELCMKLDSKGCKVLLSNSDSKEVAEIFSNKSWKINRIQANRSINSNSKKRTGHFELLIKNY; encoded by the coding sequence TTGAAACAAGTTTACCGACAAATTGCAACTACCCCAAAACCATTTGTAAAATGGGCAGGTGGTAAACGTCAACTAATTCCTATCTTAAATGAAAATCTCCCAAAATCTTTTGGCACGTATTTTGAACCATTTATCGGGGGAGGTGCATTATTGTTTCATATTCTTACTGAGAGAAATGCTCAAAAATGCAGTATCTCAGATTTGAACACAGATTTAGTTTTAACATACACTACAATTCGAAATAGAATAGATGAACTAATTTCGTCTCTAAAAAGCCATGAAAGAAATTATCAAAAAGATTCAAAAACATACTATTATTCAGTTAGAGAATCTAATCCTAGAAGCGAAATTGAAAAAACATCAAGATTGCTCTTTTTGAATAGAACTTGTTTCAACGGATTATACAGAGTCAATAGTAAGGGGAAATTCAATGTACCTCTAGGCAGTTACACAAATCCTAACATAGTAAATGAAGAGAATTTACGCTCAGTTAGTGCCATTTTGAACACAAGTAAAGTCGCTATCAAATGTAGAGATTTCGAAGCAGTTCTAAGAGATGCAAAAAAAGGAGATCTAGTATATTTTGATCCCCCATATCAACCAGTAAGCGAAACTGCCAATTTTACAAGTTATACAAATAAGAGCTTCACATATGATGATCTTAATAGATTATCTGAACTTTGTATGAAGTTAGACTCTAAAGGATGTAAAGTTCTATTATCAAATTCTGATTCAAAAGAAGTTGCAGAAATATTCTCAAACAAATCTTGGAAAATAAATAGAATCCAAGCTAATCGTTCTATCAATTCAAACTCCAAAAAACGAACTGGACACTTTGAGTTATTGATAAAAAATTATTAG
- a CDS encoding ammonia monooxygenase, giving the protein MVWLRRCTHYLFIVVVAVNSTLLTINAGDYIFYTDWAWTSYTVFSISQTLMLIVGATYYLTFTGVPGTATYYALIMTVYTWVAKGAWFALGYPYDFIVTPVWLPSAMLLDLVYWATKKNKHSLILFGGVLVGMSLPLFNMVNLITVADPLETAFKYPRPTLPPYMTPIEPQVGKFYNSPVALGAGAGAVLACTFAALGCKLNTWTYRWMAAWSKWD; this is encoded by the coding sequence ATGGTCTGGTTAAGACGATGTACACACTACTTATTCATAGTAGTAGTTGCAGTTAACTCAACACTGTTAACAATTAATGCAGGAGACTACATCTTCTACACTGACTGGGCTTGGACTTCGTACACGGTATTCTCAATATCGCAAACGTTGATGCTAATTGTAGGTGCTACATACTATCTTACATTTACAGGCGTTCCAGGCACAGCAACGTACTACGCTCTAATTATGACGGTATACACATGGGTAGCAAAAGGCGCATGGTTCGCACTTGGTTATCCATATGACTTCATTGTAACTCCAGTTTGGCTACCTTCAGCAATGCTGTTGGACTTGGTTTACTGGGCAACAAAGAAGAACAAGCACAGCTTGATACTGTTCGGCGGCGTACTAGTAGGAATGTCATTACCATTGTTCAACATGGTAAACCTGATAACAGTAGCAGACCCACTAGAAACGGCATTCAAATATCCAAGACCAACATTGCCACCATATATGACACCAATCGAACCGCAAGTAGGTAAATTCTATAACAGCCCAGTTGCTCTCGGTGCAGGTGCAGGTGCAGTATTGGCATGTACATTTGCAGCTTTAGGTTGTAAATTGAACACTTGGACATACAGATGGATGGCCGCTTGGTCAAAGTGGGACTAA
- a CDS encoding methane monooxygenase/ammonia monooxygenase subunit C, with protein sequence MAQMPALIPKEVEIQRLKKIWLIVIAMGSTAASVEVDNFVDGSLHQTSIRDSAFTPAHWWLYSHFITLPLGWGAAAIYDRKIPVLRGPNNSMNTGLKMTILGYLATMFTIGVNEMWHFWFVEEIFAVPNHWMFNMGVVVAFMGALAYVVRVYARLVELGAETPGENPYVAEMYKMALEGKLYSRAIP encoded by the coding sequence ATGGCACAGATGCCCGCATTAATCCCAAAAGAAGTTGAGATCCAGAGACTAAAGAAAATCTGGCTCATCGTTATTGCTATGGGTTCTACTGCAGCATCAGTCGAAGTTGATAACTTCGTTGATGGTTCTTTGCATCAAACCTCTATCAGAGATAGTGCTTTTACACCAGCTCACTGGTGGCTATATTCCCATTTCATCACATTACCACTTGGATGGGGAGCAGCAGCAATCTATGATAGAAAAATCCCAGTTCTTAGAGGCCCAAATAATTCAATGAACACTGGATTGAAGATGACCATTCTTGGTTACCTTGCAACCATGTTTACTATTGGTGTCAATGAGATGTGGCATTTCTGGTTTGTAGAAGAAATCTTTGCAGTTCCAAATCACTGGATGTTTAACATGGGAGTCGTAGTGGCTTTCATGGGTGCACTCGCATACGTAGTTAGAGTATATGCTCGACTCGTAGAACTTGGTGCAGAAACTCCAGGAGAGAATCCATACGTTGCAGAGATGTACAAGATGGCCTTAGAAGGCAAATTGTACAGCAGAGCAATTCCTTAG
- a CDS encoding methane monooxygenase/ammonia monooxygenase subunit B: MVEKRIFVFGLAVVLALGTLGFNWVESVLPTADAHGVQAQLQSRFIRIEDETFNRQSLQTGETLTLQGTLVSLVERDLRGWLSIFTESTNAGNRWEMLARDPPGNVFDIPGNSVIDYSLSAKALEAGVYHVHTQLNVAKVGPGLGPGQTVVVEGDPIIKPIPYTNIAYQSIIIGVGYVITFATRPWQVI, encoded by the coding sequence ATGGTCGAAAAAAGAATTTTCGTATTTGGACTAGCTGTCGTACTTGCACTAGGAACATTAGGTTTCAACTGGGTTGAATCCGTACTTCCAACTGCAGATGCACACGGTGTCCAAGCACAACTCCAGAGTCGTTTCATCAGAATTGAGGATGAAACCTTCAACAGACAATCCCTACAAACTGGCGAAACCTTGACACTTCAAGGAACTTTAGTTAGTTTAGTAGAAAGAGACCTAAGAGGATGGCTATCCATTTTCACAGAGTCAACCAACGCAGGTAACAGATGGGAGATGTTGGCAAGAGATCCACCAGGAAACGTCTTTGACATTCCAGGTAACTCAGTCATCGATTACTCACTATCTGCCAAAGCACTTGAAGCAGGTGTATACCACGTACACACCCAACTCAATGTAGCAAAAGTTGGTCCAGGACTTGGTCCAGGTCAAACAGTAGTAGTTGAAGGAGATCCAATTATCAAACCAATCCCATATACTAACATCGCATATCAATCAATCATTATCGGTGTTGGATATGTCATTACGTTTGCAACACGACCC